A segment of the Butyrivibrio fibrisolvens genome:
AGATGCAAAGCGTGACCAGCAGCGTGAAGTAGAGAAAAACTACAAAATGCGACTTAGATAAGCTAAGAAAAGTTATAGTATTAGTAATAACCTCCAAAAACCCAACCGTTTTTGGAGGCTTTTTTTATATATTGCCATAATATTTTAAAGAACTTTTATAATTCTATTGACACATTTAAGTATCTTGTGTAATATGACATTATGAAATGGGTTTCAAAATAAAATATACGTCAAAATACACAAAGCAAATTAAAGCTATATCGTATAAGGACATCAGAAGTAGTTAAAATTAACGGAAGTAAGCTATCGATACATATCAAATATATGTTTTGGTTCAGAAACTTCCATTTTTTAATCTCAAGCAAGAAACCGATTTCAAAAATCATTCATTTGGATTTCAGCAGGAGAGGAAAGTATGGGTAAGAAAAACGGAACGGTAAATGGGGTCGAGAAGATAAAGGTTCAAAAGTCATCTCTGTCATTTGGCCAGAAACTTTGGAGGAATCGTACACTTGTTCTTATGTGCATTCCGGCAATTATCTTCTTTATAGCTTTTTGCTATGCACCAATGCCTGGTATCTATGTGGCATTTGTTAAATATAACTATCGTAAAGGTATCTTTGGAAGTAATTTCATCGGTCTTAAGAACTTTGAATTTCTTGCAACTTCCGGTAAGCTCGGAATGCTGACCAAGAATACTATCCTTTATAACATCGCATTTATTTTGCTTGGTAACTTCTTCGCAGTATTTGTAGCGGTTCTTCTTAATGAGATCCAGAACAAATGGTTCAAGAAAGTTTCACAGACAATGATGTTCCTGCCTTACTTCATTTCACAGGTTTTGATAGGACTCCTTGTTTATAACCTTCTCAACTATGATACCGGTTTCGTAAACAGTATCTTAAAAGCTCTTGGAACTCCTGAAGAAAAGCTCTTCAGCCCTTACTCAGATCCAACAGTTTGGCCTGTACTTCTTGTAATCATTCACCTGTGGCAGTCAACAGGTTATAACTCAGTCGTATACTTCGCATCGATCATGGGTATCGACGCTGAGATCATCGAAGCAGCAAGAGTAGACGGCGCCAACGCATGGCAGAAGATCAGATACATCATCCTTCCGGGACTTCGTCAGACAGTAGTAATCCTTCTTCTATTTGCTATCGGAGGAATCGTAAAAGGTAACTTCGGTCTGTTCTACAACATAATCGGTACCAACTCACTGCTTTACTCAACAACCGATATCATTGAGACATACGTATATCGTGCTACAATGACAGATTTCAATTTCTCCACAGCATCTGCGGTAGGTTTGTATCAGTCATTAGTCGGATTCTTTATGGTCATGATAGTAAACTTTGTAGTTAAAAAGATTGATCCTGATTATTCACTTTTCTGATAAAAAACCGATTCGTATTTTCACTACTAAATAACAGATACCGCACACGGTATGGAGGATATAAATGGCTAAGAAAGATAAAAAAATTGATTATGATACATATGATTCCAGCGCCAGAGTTAAGCTTGGAACATCGGATTACGTTATACGAGGAATTGGATATGTGTTCGTAACACTGTATGCACTTGCCTGCATATTCCCTTTCCTTCTTATCATCGGAACATCATTTACATCAGAAGCTGTAATAAGATCAGCCGGAGTTCAGCTCTTCCCAAGAGACTTCACCACAGAAGCTTACGACATGGTACTTAAAGGAGGCGCGATCTGGAAATCATATCTTCTTACGATTTTAATGACAGGCGTTGGTACAGGCGTAGGACTTCTCGTTATCTCAATGACAGGCTACGCACTTCAGAGAAAAGACTTTGTACTTAGAAATGTAATCTCATTCTTCATCTACTTCACAAGTCTTTTCCAGGCAGGACTTGCGCCATATTACCTTCTTATGACACAGACATATCACCTTAAGGACAGCTACTTCGCAGTACTCCTTCCGCTTCTTATGTCACCATGGCTCATCATCCTGATGAAGAACTTTGTTAAGTCTATACCTTTTGAAATAACAGAGTCAGGTAAGATCGATGGAGCAGGAGATATGAAGATATTTACATCTCTTATCCTTCCGATGCTCAAGCCTGCACTTGCAACTATAGGTCTTTTCCTTGCACTTGGTTACTGGAATGAGTGGTATCAGTCATCACTGTTCTTAAGCTCAAAGGTTGATGCATATCCACTTCAGTACATGCTCTACAAGGTAGTAAATGAGGCTAACTCACTGAAGAACTCAGTTGCAGCACAGTTCGTAACTGTAACAGATCTTCCTACCAACTCACTTAAGATGGCAACAGCAGTTGTAGCTACAGGACCTATCGTACTTCTGTATCCTTTCGTACAGAGATACTTCATCGGCGGTATCACAGTTGGTGCGGTTAAAGGTTAAAAGAATTGTTATAACAATTCTTTTAACACAGAGTTAAATAGCTGAAGCTATTTAACTCCCGGGCAATCGAATAGCTAAAGCTATTTAACTCCGTGAGATATAGCAATACTATAATAATATTTTTAGGGGAAAGTTAACTGCAATAACGCAGTAACAAATATATATTCTATAGGAGGATATTTAATGAAAAAGAAATTGCTTGCTTCACTTCTTTCACTCACTATGGTAGCAGGACTTGCAGCTTGCGGTAATGGTGGAAATGGCTCAGGGGATACAAGCGGATCTGGTAGTGCAGAAGCTGTTGATACATCAGAGCACGTAGTTATCACCTACATGACAACAGGTGGTAAGCCTGAGAACAGCGCAACAGACGATATGCTTGCAGAGCTCAACAAGATCCTTACAGAGAAGGTTAATGCAGAGCTTCAGATCTACTATATTGACTGGACAGATTATCTTTCAGTTTACAACCTGACACTTGCTCAGATGGACGGAACAGTTGACCTTGTAGGAACAGCTACTGACTGGCTTGATGCATGGCCAAACGCTAAGAATGGTGCTTTCCTTGAACTCGACGAGGAGATGCTCAAGACATATGCACCTCAGACATACGCATCAGTTCCTGCTGAAAACTGGGAGTACTGCAAATATGATGGCAACATCTACCTCATCCCTGAAGACAACTATGCACAGTGGACTAACCACGGATTCTCTTATCGTCTTGACTGGGCTAAGGAAGCTGGACTTACAGACGGCGTAAAGAGCTGGGAAGACATGACAACATACTTCAAGTATGTAAAAGAAGCTTATCCTGATGTTCAGCCTTGGGATTCAGACGGAACACAGTATGCAACAATGGTTGGTGGATGGATCTCATCTCACAGCAACTATGTTTCAATCGACGGTATCAACTCCGGCGCTATGTGGGGCGGCACAAAGGATGACCTTTACACAGTATACAGCCCATATGTAACAGATACAGATTCACTCGTTGAGTTTGCTAAGCTCATGAAGGAATGGGATGAGATCGGTGTTTGGAAGACAGACGTTCTTAACAACACATCATCTGATAACAGAGAAGACTTCCGTGTAGGTAAGACAGCTGCTGAGCAGCACCACACACAGACATGGACAGACCTTTGCTCACCTGGACACACAAACAACACAATCTTTGCTGATGACGAAGATGCAGAAGTTGGATTCTTCTACTTTGGTGAAGAGACAGGCAACGTAACAGCACTTTCAATCACACACGGTGCTATGGCTGTATCAGCTGCTTCCAAGAACCCTGAGAGAGCACTTATGGTATATGATCTCATCAGAAATGATCCAGATTGCTACAAGCTCTTCAACTATGGTATCGAAGGCGTTCAGTACAATGTAAATGCTGACGGTCTTAGAGAGACAATCGCTGATGCTGACGCAATCGTTACTAACTACTGGTGGGGCAGAAACGATGATCTTGAGATCAGAGATGCAACAATGAACTGGGATGCAATCGATGCACTTTACAAAGAGTATGACGGAATCAAGATCGAGTATCCTTATGGTCAGTTCATTCCTAACGTAGATAATATCTCAACTCAGATCGACCAGATCAACGAGATTCATACTAACTACATGAAGCAGATCGCATTCGGTAAGTATTCAGGAACAGCAGAAGAAATCGTTGCTGAGTATCAGCAGGCACTCAAAGATGCAGGTATCGATGATGTAACTGCAGAACTTCAGAAGCAGATCGACGAACTCTATAAATAAAATGACATAGAATTGCATCCGGAGTTCATTATGAACTCCTCAATTCTGGACATGTCTAAATTACATCCTGTAATTTCCTTTCTAAATCCTTGGGGGCGTATCTTCGGGTACGTCCCCATTTTTAAGAAAAGAAAATGCGAATCATTATAAATACATTTTTGAATGAAATTATAAATATATCTCCAAGGATAATATGTGTATACTTTTGTTCAAAAAATCTTTTTAAAAAGTATATTGAAAGCTCAGATCGAACTAAGTTTTTATACAAAATGATTTTGAATGATTTTATAAAATGAGGTCTACATAGATGAGGGGAATTGAAATTAAAGACAAATACTATCTTGATGGCGAAGAGTTCCATCTTATATCAGGTGCGATCCACTATTTCAGAGTAGTGCCTCAGTACTGGAAGGATAGACTTATCAAACTTCGCGCCATGGGATGCAACACAGTTGAAACCTACATCCCCTGGAACATGCACGAACCTAAAGAAGGACAGTTTACCTTCGAAGGAATCCTTAATCTTGGCAAGTTCATAGAAACAGCAGGGGAGACGGGACTTTACGTGATCCTTCGCCCATCACCATATATCTGTGCAGAGTGGGAGTTCGGAGGATTCCCGGCTTGGCTTCTCAAAGAAGATGGAATGAAGCTTCGCTGCTCATATAAGCCATACCTTGATCATGTCAAAAAATATTATGACAAGCTCATGCCATATATCAAACCCTACATGTATGACAATGGCGGTCCTGTCATCATGATGCAGATAGAGAACGAGTACGGTTACTACGGCGATGACCATTCTTACATGGAATGGCTCAAAGACCTGATCAGAAGCTATGATATAAATGTTCCGCTCTTTACATCAGACGGACCGTACGATGACGCATTTACAGGTGGCAAGATACCCGGAATCCTTCAGACAGGCAACTTCGGATCTCATGCCAAAGAGCGTTTTGACTTTATGAAAAAATATGTGGATGGCCCGCTTTCCTGCATGGAGTTCTGGCTTGGCTGGTTTGATGACTGGGGATCAGGCTTCCATCACACAACAAGCGTAGAGCAGAATGTCAAAGACTTTGCATATATGCTCGATAACGGCAATGTCAACATCTACATGTTCCAGGGCGGAACCAACTTCGGATTCATGAATGGAGCCAACTATTATGATAAACTGACTCCCGATGTTACAAGCTACGACTATGACGCTATCCTTACAGAAGACGGACAGGTTACAGACAAATATATAGCATTTCAAAAAGAAATATCCAAAAGATATGGACTTCCTGAAGTTGAAGACTTAGAACCTATCAAGAGAAAAGCTTATGGCAGCATAAAGCTTGACGGCTATGTATCACTTTGGGACAGCCTTGATGATATCGCTGGTAAAAACGAAAGCGTTTATCCTGTATCCATGGAGAAGCTTGACCAGAGCTATGGCTACATTCTCTATCATACAAAGCTTAAAGAAATTCCGGAAATTAACGGAATAAGACTTGTTGATGCTAATGACAGAGCCAAAGTATATGTTGATCATAAGCATGTTGCTACCATGTATGACAGAGAGCTTCTTGAAGATAAGAAGATCGAGCCACCTGTTCCCACGCTTGGTAAAGACATGGATATCCTTGTTGAAAATATGGGCCGCGTTAACTTTGGACCATATATGCTCAAACAGCGCAAGGGAATTGATGGCTGCGTACTTATAAATACTCATCAGCACTATGGATATGATATATATACGCTTCCACTTGATAATGTAGACAAGCTTAGCTTTAAGGATGTAAATATAGATGCATTGCATAAAGATAATAATGGTGATGCATTACATAAGAATATTGATGACAACGGATCTTGTGATCATGTTGAAAAGGCTTGTGCTGATAATATAGACTCAGATAGCATCACAGATCACGGCCCCTCTTTTTACAGATATACATTTGAAGCTGATGAATCAGCTGACACCTTCATTGATATGAAAGGCTTTGGTAAGGGATGCGTATTCATCAATGGCTTTAATCTCGGAAGATTCTGGGAAGTTGGCCCGCAGGAAACATTGTATCTCCCCGGCCCACTTATAAAGAATGGCAAGAACGAGATCATTGTATTTGAAACAGAAGGCAAAGCTAAGAGCGTGATCGAACTTATGGATCATCCTTCCCTTGGACCATGTGAACAGGTTAGCCCATAAACGATAATAGTACAGAAAAGTTCATTGCCTGGCTTTGTACTTTTGATCGGGAAAGTGCAGAGTGATCATCATACACATTCGCAAAGTGAGGACGCATATGCAGCAGACAGACAAGAAGATAACTATATATGAGATAGCCAAAGAAGCAGGTGTCTCACCAGCCACTGTTTCGCGCGTCCTTACAGGCAATGCCAATGTCAAAAAGGAGAAGAAGGAAAAAGTCTTAGAGCTTATAAAGAAGTATAACTTCAAGCCCAGTGCTGTTGCCAGAGGCTTGTCCGATACCAAAAGCCGCATCATAGGCATTATCGTTGCAGATATCAGAAACACATATTATGCAGATATGTACGTGGCTTGCGAGAATGCAGCTAACAAAGAAGGCTATTCTGTAATGCTCATGAACTCTTTTGGACAGACATCTATGGAGATAAGACAGCTTGGCAAGCTCGTTCAGTGGAGAGCAGATGCCATAATCCAGCTTGGAGGTGCTGTCGACAGCCTTACTACAGATCCTTCTTATGTCAAAGAAGTTAACCGCCTCCTTGGCAATAAGATACCTCTTGTTGTAACAGGTAAGCTTGATAACACCAACTGTTATCAGGTTCAGATCGATGCAGCTGCTGCCATGGACATGCTAGTTCAGCACCTTGTTTCTAATGGCAACAAAAGAATCGCACTTGTTGGAGGAAGACTTGACGTAGAATCTACTTACATTAAATATAATGAGTTCTTAAAACTGACAAAAGAATTAGAACTTGAAAACAGCTCTCTTTATACTGACAACTTTGGCGGATACGGAATCGAAGAGGGAACAGTCTCCATGAACGAACTTATCGAAAGGTTCAGCCTTGCAGGAAAGCCTCTTCCTGAAGCTGTCATCTGTATCAACGACAGTACTGCTGCCGGAGTTATCAAGAGCATAAGAAAACATGGGCTTAAGATTCCCGAAGATATAACTGTTGTAAGTTATGATAACACTGATCTGTGCGAAGTCGCAGAACCAGGGCTTACATCAGTTGCCTATGACTATGAGAAATATGGCAAGACACTTGTTCGTACAGCGATCAGTGTCGCTGATGGCAAAAGCGCTGAAAGACAGATCCTTATAAAACCATCAGGACTTATGGTCAGAAAATCCAGTAATTACAAGCGTAATTGACCGGCTTATAACTGGTTGGTACATAAATTGTGAAGTGAATATCAGACCCAAAATACGAAATGACAAATCATACGATATTTGAGGATGAACATGGATACCATAAAACTTATATTAACAGATAACTGGAAATTCTATTATGGTGACGCCGAGGAGGCTTGGTTCAAAGGCTTTGACGATCATATGTGGGAAGATGTGCTGATCCCGCATGACTGGTCGGTTGAGGCCTCTTTTTCTAAGGAATATTCCAGCGGAACCGCCTATCTTCGTGGTGGAACAGGATGGTACAGATGCCATTTCAAACTCCCATCAAGATATCAAGGCAAAAGAATCTGTATAACCTTTGACAGTGTCTATAAAAACAGTAGCGTGTGGTTCAATTCATATTTTCTTGGAAAACGCCCTTCCGGCTATGCATCTTTTTCACTGGATATAAGTGAATATGCCAGATTTGGAGACGAAGACAATGTCATCAGCGTAAGAGTGCGCCACGAAGACATTGCGGATTCCAGGTGGTTTACGGGAAGCGGAATTGTCAAAAAAGTCACCCTGTCTGTATCAGAGAATGTGGCACCGGTCATAGACGGAGTGTGGCTTGATACCAAATCTTTGATTGAAGATGCCGGCAGGATATCTGCAAGGATCAGTTTAAGTAATAAGATTCAGAATAAGTCTGATAAAGAAAAGAAAGTCAGAGTCAGGTGCGTTCTTGAACCGGAAGAAAAAATCAAAGAACGCATAAGAGAATCTGCATCAGAGTCTGAAGAAGTTTCAATTGAACTGTTTGGAGAAACGATTGTTCCTGCAAAAGAAGTCTCTGAACTTAGGATAGATGGTATAGTCGATAAGCCTCATCTGTGGTCTGCTGATATACCTAATCTATATAAATTATCTACATACTATAGTATAGACGGAAGCGATTACTACCTTGTAGATGAGCAAAAGGCAGGAATAAGAGTTATCTCTTTTGACCCGGATAAAGGATTTAGTTGTAACGGAGTATCCACAAAGTTGCGCGGTGTCTGTGTTCATGATGATGGCGGATCTTTGGGAAGTGCCATGAAACAGGAAGTATGGCAAAGGCGCCTTGAACTCTTAAAAGAAGCCGGCTGCAATGCCATAAGATGTTCTCACAATCCCCATATGCCGGAACTATATGATCTGTGCGACGTACTTGGATTCTATGTTATGGACGAAGCTTTTGACGAGTGGGAGAACTGTAAGAACAAGTGGGCAAAAGGCCATAATGTGTACCCGCCCCGCCATCAGGGCTATTATGAGGACTTCCCTGAGTGGCATGAAAGAGACCTTCTAGGTATGATAGACCGCGACAGAAGGCACCCAAGTGTTATCATGTGGAGTATAGGCAACGAGATCGATTATCCGAATGACCCTTACGTAAATCCTATATTCAAGGAATTTACCGGCAATAACGATAACGGAAAGCCTGCCCAGGAGATGATCTATAATGCTGATAAGCCTGATATGGCAAGGCTTTCAGAAATTGCCAGAGAGCTATCCTTGATTGTACAAAAAGCTGATGATTCAAGGCCTGTGACTTTGGCAGCAGCATTCCCTGAACTGTCGACAAAGCTTGGATTTATTGATAGCCTCAGTGTTGTAGGCTATAACTACAAAGAACATCTGTATGAAGAGTCGCATGCAAGATTCCCTGACAAGACCTTCCTTGGAAGCGAAAACGGACACGGCATCAGAGAATGGAAGGCAGCAGCCTGCAACGACTACATTTGCGGCCAGTTCCTCTGGACAGGAATCGACTACCTTGGAGAAGCCCACGGATGGCCTATACACGGCGCATATTCAGGAATACTTAATACAGCAGGACTTCCAAAGGCTGAGTATTATAAAAGGAAAAGTTTGTGGACATCAGAGCCTTTTATCAAAATATTTACAGAAAGACCTGATGAAGAAAAAGCTGAATGGTTGTACAGGTCGCGTTCCTGGAACTATGAAGAAGGTGAAAAAGTAATAGTTAAGTGCTATGCACCATACTTCCTTGATCCTGAAGATGACTATATCAAAGGTGTCAGATTATATATAAATGACAGACTGGTAAAGAGTTCATCTGAAAGAGCAGAAGACGGGTCATTCAGGTTTGAAGTTGCATTTGAGAAGGGCAAGATTGAGGCAAGGCTTGAGATAAAAGAAAGCGTTGGGGATCTGAAGTCAGTTAATATCAAGGAAACAGAATCTCCTGCAGATAATGCTGAAAACGTCCAAAAGGCAAATGTTTTAGGAGAGAAGTTAGTGTCAGATGCTATATATACGTCTGATGTTGCTGATCACCTGGATGTAGCAGTATATGAAAGGACAGATGCAATTACCGATGAAAGTTTTGTAGAAGCTTCATCAAGATCAGGCTATATCTATCAGATAATTGTCACGCTTAAAGACAAGGATGACACAGACGTAGTCTTTAAAGATGAAGAGATAAGTGTAAAGGCATCTGATAATGCCGAGATCCTTGGTCTTGACGGCGGAGACCTTGCAGATAATACAGATATGAGATCAGCAGTAAGGAAGACCTATAGAGGTAGAAGCGTCATATTCGTAAGAAGAGAAGACGAT
Coding sequences within it:
- a CDS encoding glycoside hydrolase family 2 protein, encoding MDTIKLILTDNWKFYYGDAEEAWFKGFDDHMWEDVLIPHDWSVEASFSKEYSSGTAYLRGGTGWYRCHFKLPSRYQGKRICITFDSVYKNSSVWFNSYFLGKRPSGYASFSLDISEYARFGDEDNVISVRVRHEDIADSRWFTGSGIVKKVTLSVSENVAPVIDGVWLDTKSLIEDAGRISARISLSNKIQNKSDKEKKVRVRCVLEPEEKIKERIRESASESEEVSIELFGETIVPAKEVSELRIDGIVDKPHLWSADIPNLYKLSTYYSIDGSDYYLVDEQKAGIRVISFDPDKGFSCNGVSTKLRGVCVHDDGGSLGSAMKQEVWQRRLELLKEAGCNAIRCSHNPHMPELYDLCDVLGFYVMDEAFDEWENCKNKWAKGHNVYPPRHQGYYEDFPEWHERDLLGMIDRDRRHPSVIMWSIGNEIDYPNDPYVNPIFKEFTGNNDNGKPAQEMIYNADKPDMARLSEIARELSLIVQKADDSRPVTLAAAFPELSTKLGFIDSLSVVGYNYKEHLYEESHARFPDKTFLGSENGHGIREWKAAACNDYICGQFLWTGIDYLGEAHGWPIHGAYSGILNTAGLPKAEYYKRKSLWTSEPFIKIFTERPDEEKAEWLYRSRSWNYEEGEKVIVKCYAPYFLDPEDDYIKGVRLYINDRLVKSSSERAEDGSFRFEVAFEKGKIEARLEIKESVGDLKSVNIKETESPADNAENVQKANVLGEKLVSDAIYTSDVADHLDVAVYERTDAITDESFVEASSRSGYIYQIIVTLKDKDDTDVVFKDEEISVKASDNAEILGLDGGDLADNTDMRSAVRKTYRGRSVIFVRREDDRQIGLDITIKGQKKHIELG
- a CDS encoding ABC transporter substrate-binding protein; translation: MKKKLLASLLSLTMVAGLAACGNGGNGSGDTSGSGSAEAVDTSEHVVITYMTTGGKPENSATDDMLAELNKILTEKVNAELQIYYIDWTDYLSVYNLTLAQMDGTVDLVGTATDWLDAWPNAKNGAFLELDEEMLKTYAPQTYASVPAENWEYCKYDGNIYLIPEDNYAQWTNHGFSYRLDWAKEAGLTDGVKSWEDMTTYFKYVKEAYPDVQPWDSDGTQYATMVGGWISSHSNYVSIDGINSGAMWGGTKDDLYTVYSPYVTDTDSLVEFAKLMKEWDEIGVWKTDVLNNTSSDNREDFRVGKTAAEQHHTQTWTDLCSPGHTNNTIFADDEDAEVGFFYFGEETGNVTALSITHGAMAVSAASKNPERALMVYDLIRNDPDCYKLFNYGIEGVQYNVNADGLRETIADADAIVTNYWWGRNDDLEIRDATMNWDAIDALYKEYDGIKIEYPYGQFIPNVDNISTQIDQINEIHTNYMKQIAFGKYSGTAEEIVAEYQQALKDAGIDDVTAELQKQIDELYK
- a CDS encoding beta-galactosidase family protein, coding for MRGIEIKDKYYLDGEEFHLISGAIHYFRVVPQYWKDRLIKLRAMGCNTVETYIPWNMHEPKEGQFTFEGILNLGKFIETAGETGLYVILRPSPYICAEWEFGGFPAWLLKEDGMKLRCSYKPYLDHVKKYYDKLMPYIKPYMYDNGGPVIMMQIENEYGYYGDDHSYMEWLKDLIRSYDINVPLFTSDGPYDDAFTGGKIPGILQTGNFGSHAKERFDFMKKYVDGPLSCMEFWLGWFDDWGSGFHHTTSVEQNVKDFAYMLDNGNVNIYMFQGGTNFGFMNGANYYDKLTPDVTSYDYDAILTEDGQVTDKYIAFQKEISKRYGLPEVEDLEPIKRKAYGSIKLDGYVSLWDSLDDIAGKNESVYPVSMEKLDQSYGYILYHTKLKEIPEINGIRLVDANDRAKVYVDHKHVATMYDRELLEDKKIEPPVPTLGKDMDILVENMGRVNFGPYMLKQRKGIDGCVLINTHQHYGYDIYTLPLDNVDKLSFKDVNIDALHKDNNGDALHKNIDDNGSCDHVEKACADNIDSDSITDHGPSFYRYTFEADESADTFIDMKGFGKGCVFINGFNLGRFWEVGPQETLYLPGPLIKNGKNEIIVFETEGKAKSVIELMDHPSLGPCEQVSP
- a CDS encoding LacI family DNA-binding transcriptional regulator translates to MQQTDKKITIYEIAKEAGVSPATVSRVLTGNANVKKEKKEKVLELIKKYNFKPSAVARGLSDTKSRIIGIIVADIRNTYYADMYVACENAANKEGYSVMLMNSFGQTSMEIRQLGKLVQWRADAIIQLGGAVDSLTTDPSYVKEVNRLLGNKIPLVVTGKLDNTNCYQVQIDAAAAMDMLVQHLVSNGNKRIALVGGRLDVESTYIKYNEFLKLTKELELENSSLYTDNFGGYGIEEGTVSMNELIERFSLAGKPLPEAVICINDSTAAGVIKSIRKHGLKIPEDITVVSYDNTDLCEVAEPGLTSVAYDYEKYGKTLVRTAISVADGKSAERQILIKPSGLMVRKSSNYKRN
- a CDS encoding carbohydrate ABC transporter permease encodes the protein MAKKDKKIDYDTYDSSARVKLGTSDYVIRGIGYVFVTLYALACIFPFLLIIGTSFTSEAVIRSAGVQLFPRDFTTEAYDMVLKGGAIWKSYLLTILMTGVGTGVGLLVISMTGYALQRKDFVLRNVISFFIYFTSLFQAGLAPYYLLMTQTYHLKDSYFAVLLPLLMSPWLIILMKNFVKSIPFEITESGKIDGAGDMKIFTSLILPMLKPALATIGLFLALGYWNEWYQSSLFLSSKVDAYPLQYMLYKVVNEANSLKNSVAAQFVTVTDLPTNSLKMATAVVATGPIVLLYPFVQRYFIGGITVGAVKG
- a CDS encoding sugar ABC transporter permease, whose protein sequence is MGKKNGTVNGVEKIKVQKSSLSFGQKLWRNRTLVLMCIPAIIFFIAFCYAPMPGIYVAFVKYNYRKGIFGSNFIGLKNFEFLATSGKLGMLTKNTILYNIAFILLGNFFAVFVAVLLNEIQNKWFKKVSQTMMFLPYFISQVLIGLLVYNLLNYDTGFVNSILKALGTPEEKLFSPYSDPTVWPVLLVIIHLWQSTGYNSVVYFASIMGIDAEIIEAARVDGANAWQKIRYIILPGLRQTVVILLLFAIGGIVKGNFGLFYNIIGTNSLLYSTTDIIETYVYRATMTDFNFSTASAVGLYQSLVGFFMVMIVNFVVKKIDPDYSLF